The Capsicum annuum cultivar UCD-10X-F1 chromosome 1, UCD10Xv1.1, whole genome shotgun sequence sequence CAAAGTAGTTAGTGGAACCAGAATTAAGTTCTGGAAAGCACTGTGGATTGGTCAGGTGATGACTTCTTATCCTGATCTGTTCATCCTTAATACCAATCGAGATGCAATGGATTGGTTTATGAGATATGATCTCTTCAAGGATGGAATCTGATCTTTAGAAGACTCCTGAATGACTGAGAAATTGGAAGAATAGCTACAAGAGAAGTGGTGGGAGTAAAAGTCAGGCGAAGTAGTGGAACATGATCCCCCTGCATATGGTGGACGGTTTGGAAAAGAAAAGATGACTCCAAATGCTGCTAATCCAAGCACTGCCGGTagagataaaatatgaaaaagaaaagatgTAATGTACCAGTGCTACCTCAAGTATTGTACCAAGTGTCCAACAACCGTTTCAAATAATCGTCCACATGCCCTTGTTTTGTGAAGGCACAAATTCAAGAAACCAAGAACCATATACAGGTCCACAACCCACTCCAAATCCAACATTCATATGTACAGCAAGCAACCAATTATAATTCAGAGAAAAGGTACTGAGTGCTGCAGACACTGCTGTCACTGTTGCTTTACTTAGAAGACCCTTCCTGGTGAACAAACAATCACATTAGATAAAAACTAATTCccagatttattttatttttttaaaaaagaacaacTTGCAcattttgaatttattcttgTCTTCTCCCATAACAATCTGCAATGAAGCCCCAAAAGATAGCTCTGATAAGCATGCCAGTGAAACAACAGTAGTCTTAAGGCTTTGTTGAGTAGGAGGAAGTGGCCATTATGACCTTAGAGCAGGTCTAGAAAAGAGATTTATTTCCTGCATGTAAAGTATACACTAGCAGCTAAACTCATTCGAAGCAACTTAGCCTGTGGACTTCTTTCTCGACAAGTTGCTACAACCCATCTCACTTCCTCTGAGGAGTTTATTCTTCTATGCGGCTGCACATCTTGGAAGGTGTAACCAGCATCCACGAGAGAGTTTTTAGCCTTGAAAGTTTTTGTAAGTAcccaggatgcattcttggatttCTTCTGCAGCTGCTTTTGCTTTCCAAAGCAGTCATAAATGTTTATCAGCTAACCAAACGGTTGTGGAAATCTGGAAATGAGGAGCAAACTCTATGGAGGGAAGTGATTGTTGGCAAATATGCTCAGAATGACCAGCGGTGTTAAAATCCGATCGACCATTACCTATGGGGTTTCAGTTTGGAGAACAATTAAGAGCTTGTGGAATCAGTTGGTCAGGGATATCACTTTCAAAGTAGGTAGTGGAACCAGAATTAAGTTCTGGAACGAACTGTGGATTGGTCAGAATCCCCTGATGGTTTCCTATCCTGATCTGTTCATCCTTAGTAGCAATCAAGATGCATTGGTTAATGAGGTATGACCTCTTCAAGGATGGAATCTGAGCTTTAAAATACTCCTGAATGAATAAGAAGTTGGAAGAGTAGCTAGTCTGTAGAGGGGGGAGTAAAAGTCAGAAGAAGTGGAGGAATATGATCCCCCTGCATATGGTGAACAATTTGGAGAAAAAGAAACAAGAGATGCTTTGAGAATACTGCTGAATCAGTTCAGAATATTAAATGGAACTGTATGAGGACTTTCTTTTTTGGGTGTAAAGAGGAGGGCATAGAGGATGCTggacaaattttagattttgtatAGGTTTTTGTGTAGCAAGTTTTTGTTTTAGCTTTGAGCCAGCTGTAAATCTGTTTGAAGAGAGCCAGCATTTCCTTAACGCTGTTGAATACAACATtacctttataaaaaaatagcACGTGTTTGCGTAAAACCAAAGCATGATAAAATACAATTAGACAATCAGGGATACATTGAACATCATCACTGTATGCGCATCTAATAAGCAAAATCGGAGTGATAAGTTCGCTAAGCCCGTTTACACTTTTTAAGGGTCTTGAGAAAAGTTTTATACCAGATAGTGTATTTGTCTCTCTTCAAAGCCAGAACTGCCTGTTGCTAATGCACCATGAGTCTTCTAGAACAATTAAGACAAGAAAGCGAAGAATTCTTAGCTTAACACATTTACAAAAGCCAGATTATCCAAAATAAACCAAAGACAGACAGAGAAAGAGATTCTTGCCGTCTTTTTGTAGTAATCATGGTGAACTTAGTCAAAGTTTAGCGAAACTAAAATCCGCATTCAACCACCAGAGTTCAGGAATTTGCCCTCTGTCTATGAAACCATTTATCTCAAGaacataagaagaaaaaaaaatatacttcaGTACGTCTCCAACTATACACTTATCCCTACATGTTGACTTACAAGCAAAATAAAAGCTTCAAGACcattaaaaaatcaaaagtaaaatgAAATAGTCCACAATATCAACCATACAAAGAAATGAAATTCAAGTATCTCTTAGTGAAGAAGCCAATCAACAACTAAGCCACTTGAAGAGAGATTTGAGTAGACATGCTTAGGAGGCACACACAAGGTCTAGAAATATAGCCAATCAACTCATAAGAAAAAAGATGTTTGGAAGCTCACTCTATTGACAATAATTGCGATTATCAAACAGGCAGATGTCAAccagaaaaaagaagaagcaaaagtTAGCCAATCAACAATACAACACTTAGGGGTGTGTTGATGGGCTTTCTGTTCAATTACCTTCATTGGTAGTGAGAAATAAAACTCAGAAGTTAGCATCTTTATCAACAATTAAAGCAAATCAACAAGGCACCATTCTTCATTATATAAGGTTTCAGATGTTGTAAATCAGTTTGATGACTATGGCCAAGAAGATTTTGAAGAATCTATGCACCTGTGGTTGATATCACCAAAACATTTTCCTGAATCATATAAGAGGAACAAGAGCTTTAATGTGACCCTGAGGGCTCCATCAGTAACAATTGCCAGCAAGAACAAGAGTGCAACTTCAACAAAACCCAATAGGTTTTGAGAGACCATGTGCAACTCAAGGTGGACTTTTTATTTGATAATCTGCAAGATGAAGAGCAAGATCACCTAAGTTAGTTTTATGCAACAAGATTTGATTGGGTCATTCTCCCCTTTAAATATTTTCACATGTACAAGGAAGTATGTGCACTCCTGCTCCACTTTCTTTCTAGCTTTTAATTTTTAACCCTACTTTAGCATCATCATCTGTAAGATCAGTATGTTACAAACTCAATGAAtatatggtcattttaagttctTATTTTTACATGCTTGTTAGGAAAGGCCTGGTGATATATTAGCTAAGAGGAGAGAAGGAAAAACCAACGATGCGATACTAGACCAAGGAAGCGGAAATGTAGGGTTAATTAATAAGAAGACTTAACCGCTAGAAAGTATCCTGTAACAACCAAATTCTTCACGGTATTAATAAGAACTAGACACCATTACAACTTTGGAACAGTAATGGCAACACTAACTCTACTGAATTACAATGGGAAATACAGAATAGCAAGTAATTACAGATTGTAAGAATGCGGATGAGAGCTTACACTCAAAGAATGGAGATGAGAGGTATCAGACTCTTTACTCAAAACATATGCATGCCTTTCTTTGTCCCAAACTCTCTATTCTTTGCATCTCAAATGCTTTACAGGGGAAAATATGTCCACCAGGTTCATAACGATACCTCCGTCCTTGAAAAGAACATTGTCCTCAAGGTTCGAGTATAGAACATCTGACATCTCATAACTTAGCATTGAATCTTGGGATGGACTTGCAAGTTTAGAATTCCACCTGGATCGAAAGGAAATGTAGAAGGATCTAAAATGATCCTCAACATACTTTTGTCTAGCTTAGCACATTGAAGTTGGTTGGGAATTTGAATCTCTTGCTACAGGGAGGAATAAAGTGTGCTCCCACCCATTGATTGTGATTGTGCTATCTCTCTAACAGTGTCCACGTCTTGTTGGCCTGAAGGTCTCTGCATAAAATTCTTTTCTCAAAGCTGCTGGATTATGTTGACGTCCATGGCTCTTTCTAAGAACGCCCTTTGTCACCAGTAACTCCTTTAACGTCTGTACTCCTTAAACTTTGCAGCATACTAGCCTTGCAAAGCCACTTGTCACCCGTATTCACATTTCATCCTGGCACTCCAGACAATGCTATTAAGAAAACAAGGAGTTTTGTTCTACAAGACAATATCATCTCCTTTTTCTCCCAACTCTGTGGAGTGTGATGAGACATCTCTTTCACCACTACAAAAATGAGTAGAAGATAGAGAACAAGCAAATGTAAATGCATAATCAAATTGCAAAAGGTTGACAGCCACACATCCCTGCCGCACAGGATCAGACACAATGGTAATAGAATTAGAATATGCATATAAGCAAACTTGCCCGCAGATCCCAGCAATAGTCATGCCTCCAAGGTCTCTATATGACCATTTAGCTTTTTGTTTTAAGATTGAATCCTGGAACCCATATACAAATAGGCAGTTCCCCCAAGAGTAACAATATAAGAGTAGGTTTATGCCAAATTCTACCAACAGAACTTtcctaactttttcataaatgcCAACTAGAATCCTAACCCAACCTTTCAGTAGAAGCATTAAGCAGGGGACTAAATAAGATAATAGCCATTATATACAATCATATACATCAatatacctagtatattcccacaaagtggggtctggcaAATGCTTTCATTGAGAGTCGAACTCAAGACCTCCCGCTTACTAAACGGGTGCTCTAACCAACTGATCTATGAAAGCTGCTAAGTATTTAGTGGGGATTGATCCCAAGATCTTTAGGTAAATAACTAAACTGCTATTATAATCatatcttaaattaataaaagTAACAACTATAACTTCAAATAATAGTGAAAATTCTGAGAAGAATGTAGAGAGTAACATGGAGCTAAACAGCATCTCAGTTAGTTTCTCAGGAGAGCTAACTTGATACTTACATGCATTCACCAGAGGAATCCAAGAAAAGGAAACTGAAGAAGCATAAGATATTTTACCTAAAGTATGAGACATTATTCTAAATAACATGAAGAAAATTTAGGTCTCTTCAATGCCACACACGATAGTAGCTGAACAAGCTACTTTTCGACATCATGAAAATGTGATGACAAGCAGatataccccccccccccccccacacacacacacacacacacatgaaATCTGTAGCAATGGGAATTGCACACTTAACGAGGACAAGTATAATATAagttaaaatagtaataaaatcaaaataccTAACACAAACGAGGGAATAAATCCCATAAAGGCTATAGAGAAAGGCTGAAAAAAGTACCTGATACTGTCTGACAACTTCTTCAGCATCACTTAAGTTGGATCTTTCAGCAGTAGATTGGATGGAGACTTCCAAAGCTCTATTAAGCCAATTCGCCGAATCAATTACGAGAATACAATCAATTACGACAATACACAAACTGCAAGTCGTTTACATGATAGGAAGGTGGCTTGCAATCTCCAAATTCGTCTAGACTTCCTACAGCAATAttaacaaataaacttaagcaCATGCACCATTATTTACTGAGGGACAGATGAACAGTAAGAAAATGTCTTAACCAGGTGCACCATAAAAGCAACAAAATCATTACACAGGGAGGTAAGACAAACTAGGAATTAAAAGGCTTACATGTGCAGTAACAGAGCcaagacttgttttaaattataaagagaAAAAGTCTGAAGTGTCAAATTAGGGGCTACAGAAGAAAAACCAACTGATAATCCACCGAAGATGAAGGGAAAAGGTCCTAAGCTCCTAAGAACATGGTAGTTGCAACTTGCAAGCATATGAAGGGAGGAGAAATGGGAGAAGGGTTTAGGGTTTCATACGCGGTCACACTAGCTATACGCTCCAATAAGGTGTTTCTtcactaagtcacctaccatatGCAGGTCAGCAACATAGCTTACTGTTTACAACTATACATTTTGCCAACATAACAAAGGGATAAGGGATGAACCAGGAATGGTGCTCCAACTATACCATCGCCTGTAGTTTCCAAACTTAGGTAGATTTACATGAATCAAAGAGATATACCATATAACTTCGCAAACTGACTAAAAGAGAATTGTGCTCcaaataaataatcatcaataactAAATTCACACTGTAAACTTTTAAAATCCATGGTGATGGCAGACTAAACGGTATTAGAGCTATCGATCCTCGAATATGGGCAATACCAGAGGCAGAATATGGGACCAGGAACAAAAATTTAGGCTCTGGATACCAAAAGAAGCCAAAGAAAACTAGTAATAGCACATCTATTTACCCCAATATGAAGGAGTGCATGCACAGCCATGACCAGAAGAGCCAAACCACAATTATGTCCAGATCTGTCTCTCTTTATGTAGAATAGAAATCTTATGAGACAATTAATTACCTCAAGTGTTGGAATCTGAGAAGCACAAGATAGAGCTCTAAAGCACCAACAAAGAGTAGAACAACCATCTTGAAGTTTTGGCACCATATCAAACTTGAAACCAAGAGACCTTGATCTGCTTCTACAACTGAGTCTATGGCTTgaatttgtttttcaattttactAAGTCTGCTCAATATTTCATCATCAATATTTTCGACGTTCAACAGCCACTCTGTATCATGCAACACCGAGCAGGCATCCTGCTCCCACCTGGTGAAAGTATCAAGCAGTGTTTGAGTCATCAGTTGTTCTTGTTGAAGTTAGTTACAAAGGAAGTTAATAGTGGTAGTTGTCACTGTAGTTAGCTATCCAGGTTGTTAGAGTTAGTTACAGCTGGACGCCAGCTGTACACAGCTAAATTAACCATATTGGCTGAGTAGTTTGATAGTTAGGAGTGTAAGCATTAGCACTAAAGCTTTGTATATAAATAGCAGTGTACAGGTactgttttgattgatttttctcAGATAAAAGAATAAGAGGCAGCTAATATTTCTCTCAATAGTTCTCTATCATCTTAGTTGAGCTTACTCTATAAGCATATACCTCATAATtcatcatggtatcagagcttgtgCAATCGATCGCCAAGCTTTCTCTCATCTGAATTTATGCTTTTCCTTCTCGATTTCAATTTTATACTACCATTTTTTTTATACGCTACTCCAGTTCACATTGAATTTAGTCGAATACCCGCTATTCATTCTTCGAAAAGGCTAGTTTGAACTGTATAGATTCCATTCATGGCGACAAATGGAGGTGAACCCAGCAATGAGACTGAAATTCCAATTAACAATGGTTCTGCTACAATGCAAACAGTGGATCAGCATCATCCTCTGTACCTACAACCATCTGATACACCAGGTAGCTCTTTAATCTCTATTAAGCTAACTGGACCCGAGAATTATACATTGTGGAGTAATACTATGTGAATCAGCTTATTAGGAAAAAGTAAGCTAGGTCTTGTTGATGGGAGACATCCTAAGGAGAGTTTTCCTTCGTCTCTTCATGAGTTATGGGAAAAATGTAATGCAATTGTTCTCTCTTGGATTATGAACTCTGTTAGTGCTGAATTGTTGTGTGGTATGGTGTATGCCTCGAGTGCTCATCAAGTTTGGGTAGATCTACAGGAGCGATTTGATAAAGTGGATGGCTCTCGAATTCTGTTTCTGCATAAAGAAATTGCCATGTTAACTCAAGGTATTTCTTTGGTCTTTGCCTATTTTTCCAAACTGAAAGAGTTTTGGGCAGAATTTGATGCTCTTATGCCATGTCCTGGTTGTCATTGTGGTTGTCATTGTGCTGAGTCCAGGAAATATGTTGAACATTTTCAGTACCAAAGGTTATTGCAGTTTTTAAAGGGATTAAATGAGccttattctcaatcaaacaatCAGATCTTAAACATGTCTCCTATTCCATCTATTAACAAAGCTTACTCTATGATTATCTCTACCTATGGTTTTACTCAGAATGCAGCTTTACTCACTAATAGTAAAGGCAAAAGTGTGCATATGCCTGGCCATGGCTTTAATGATGCCTCTAGCTTAAGTAACAGGAGTAATAACTCTCAGCAAATTGGTGGTTACAGTGGAGCCACAGGCTATGGTTTTAATTACAGACTTAAGATGAATCATctatattgtgatttttgttaCTTTAAAGGTCACACCAAAGATCACTGTTATAAGTTGCATGGATATCCCAATGACTATAAACAGAAGAGGTTTGGTGCTAACAGCATGGTCCTCACCTGGTGCTTCTAGTAGTGCAGGTGCAAACCAAGCAAGTACTTACCCTGCAGGTACTTTACAAATGCACCCTGGTCCTAGTGCTAATAGGCTCATGTCCAGCATTCCTCAATTCACTCAAGACTAGTACAAtcaacttctttaatttcttggAAAAGGAGCAGATGCTACTGATTCCCCTATGACAGCAGGTATGACAACTTCTGCTGTAGCTGGTGGTGTGTTTAATACCTCTCAAAAATAGATAGTTGACTCTGGTGCCTCCAGCCATATGGTTAGTACCCTCAACCTTCTCATAGATCCTAAAATCATGAACAGTATAAAAGATGGTAAAGTCTACTTACGAACAGGAAATATAGCCTATGTGAAACATGTAGGATCAACTTGCACTCATCAAGGGCAAAAGATAACAAATGTTATGCACATTCCTGAATTCAACTATAATTTGTTGTCTGTCTCTAAGTTGACTAAAGAGTTGAGATGGGTTGTGTTGTTCTACcctgatttttgtatatttcaggATCTCTCAAGTGTTcaggtgaaggggattggtaaaGAAAATGATGGACTATATCTGATAACAACTGGAAACATGATTGATGTTCAAGATGAGACTAAAGGTGTTACAAGAGTCACTCAGGCTTCTGTGATAAATAAACAACATGATTCAGTATTGTGGCATAGAAGACTAGGGCATTTCCTTCTAAATACTTTGCAGAAAATAAGTAGCTTAAATCATATATTGAGTGATACTAGATAAAAGAATGTACTGTCTGTCCCTTGGCAAAGCAAACAAGATTGCCATTTCCTTTGAGTAATTCTGTTGCACCTTATTGTTTCCACACTATTTATGGAGATATATGGGGTCCTTATAGAGTCCCAACTCATGATGGAAAACgatattttcttaatttacttgatgatcattcaatatatacatggTTATTCTTGCTTTCTGCTAAGTCTGATGTGATTGCTGCTATTAAAAGTTTCTTTGCCATGATCCATAATGTTTATTCTTGCTTAGTCAAGTATTTTAGAACTGATAATGGGTGTGAGTTCTTCAACTCTCAGATGTCTACACTACTCCAGTCTCTAGGTATTATCCATCAAAGCTCTTATGTTTAcacccctcaacaaaatggcataGCTGAGAGAAGGCACGGGTATATTCTGGAGGTTGCAAGATCTCTCAGGTTTCAATCTAGAGTACCTCTTAAATTTTGGGGAGAATGTGTCACAACTATTGTGTATGTGATCAATAAACTACTTTCTTCAGTTCTTAAAGGTCAGTCCCCTTTGAGATAATCTTTGGTCATGCTCCTAACCTGTCTCATATAAAGGTGTTTGGTTGTCTCGGCTATGTCACATGTATGAAGAAATCTGACAAGTTTTCTCCTAGAGCACTCCCTGCAGTTTTTCTTGGCTATTCACAAACTCAAAAAGGCTACAAAATGTTTAGTATTTCTACTAGGGAATTCCTTGTTAGCAGAGATGTTATCTTCCATGAAGACACCTTTCCCTTTATGCATCCAGCTTCCTTTGATGTCTCTTCTTTATTTCCTATTATggacttttcttctcttttgcaatcttctactcctccattCACATTCACACAAAATCCAAACCTTTTCAATCCACATTTATCTCAACCTGAACCTCCTATTCATGTCTCTGTGTCTGAGTCCTCTATCTCAGTTTCCGTAAATGAGGAGGCTTTTGCTCCTCTACTGTGCCAACTCAAGGAATACCTGAGTCAACCAATCAGCAAGAGCAGCAACGACAGGTTGTTCCTACTCCTACACATACTATAACTTAGGTGTATCAAAGAAGATCGACTAGAAGTTGAAGGGTTCCTAACTCACCTAACCAAAAAGTGCAACAAGAGATTTCTATAGCTGAGAGGACAGAAACTCAGACACCTGCATGTTAGGATCAGAAGAAATCAACTAAACCAACTAGACCTCTTTTATGGATACAAGACTTTATTACCAAGAAGCAGGGCAACTCTGCCTGTTCTTATCCCCTTCTCACTCTGTTGGTTATGTCAATGTCTCACCACACTTTAGTACTACATTGGCTTCTTATTCAAACATTGTGGAACCAAAATCATTCCATGAAGCTATTAAGGATGTTAATTGGACTGAGTCTATGAAGCAAGAAATTGTTGCATTAGAGGACAACCACACTTGGAGCATTGTTGATCTGCCACCTAACAAGACTCTTATTGGGTGCAAATGGTGTTTAGAGTCAAGTATACTGCATCTAGTGCTATGGAAAGGTACAAAGTCAGGCTTGTTGCCAAGGGCTATAGCCAGCAGGAGGGGTTAGACTATACTGAAACCTTTTCTCCTGTGGCTAAGATGGTTACTGTTAGGTCTATGTTAGCCATTGCTGCATCCAAGGGGTGGTGTGTGTATCAGATGGATGTGCACAATGCCTTCCTACTAGGTGATCTATTGGAGGAGGAGTATATGGATATTCCTCAGGGGTTTTCAGGATAATGCTCTAGTTCCAACACTGCTCTTAAGGTATGCAGTTTACACAAATCCTTAGATGGCCTGAAACAGGTTCCTAGACAGTGGAACAAGAGGCTTACAGATGCTCTACTTCAGCTAGGCTTTACTCAAAGTCATTTTGATTATTCCTTGTTTACTAAACTGGTACAATCTCATCTAGTAGTGGTGCTAGTGTATGTAGATAATCTACTGTTCACAGGAAGCAACTCAGAGCTGATCCTACAAACTAGACATGATCTGTAATTGACGTTTAAAATGAAGGATCTGGGAGAGCTTAAATTCTTTTTGGGAATTGAATTTGCAAGATCGTCTAAAGGAATTGTAATGTCTCAGATAAAATACGCACTTGAGTTAATTGCTAAGATGGGACTTGGAGGTGCCAAACCTGCAGGCACTCCACTTGAATCCAACTTAAAGCTAACATCCACAGACTTCGACAATTTGATAGCATCAGATAAACACAATGATACTGGTAGAGAACTGGAAGATACTGGACAATATCAAAGGCTAATTGGTAGGATCCTATATCTCACCAGGACTAGAATTGATATTGCTTATGCAGTTCAAGTTCTTAGTCAATTTATACATAAGCCGAAACAATCACATATGGATGCTGCTCTGAGAGTTGTCAGGTATATCAAGGAAGCTCCTGGTCTTGGTCTTTTGCTGCCTTCTACTAGCTCTAATTACTAGAAGTTTATTGTAACATTGACTGGGGAGGATGTCTTCAGACTAGAAGATCGGTCAATGGATATTTGGTTATGTATGGTGGAGCTCTGATTTCATGGAAGTCCAAAAAGCAAGCCACAGTTGCCAGAAGCTCGGCTGAAGCTGAGTTTAGGAGTATGGCTTCAGCTGTAGCTGAAATCACTTGGTTAAAAGGTCTATTTCAAGAGCTAGGAGTCACTCTGAACTTGCCAATTCATCTGTTTTGGGACAGCAAGCAGCCAATCCCATCTTTCATGAATGTACTAAACATATAGACATTGACTGCCACATTGTCGGAGAGAAAATTCTTCAGGGTCTGATCAAAACTTATCATGTGTCTACAAAGGAACAACTAGCTGATCTCTTAACTAAGAGTCTTGGAAAGCAATCACATGATTATCTTTTTTCCAAGCTAATATTGAAAGACCTCTTCCAGCCATCAGCTTGAGGAGGGGTGTTGAAGTTAGTTAGAAAGGAAGTTAATAGTGGTAGTTGTCACTGTAGTTAGCTGTATAGGTTGTTAGAGTTAGTTACAGCTGGAACGCCAGCTGTACACAGCTAAATTAACCATATTGGTTGAGTAGTTTGATTTAGGAGTATAAG is a genomic window containing:
- the LOC124897182 gene encoding uncharacterized mitochondrial protein AtMg00810-like translates to MKDLGELKFFLGIEFARSSKGIVMSQIKYALELIAKMGLGGAKPAGTPLESNLKLTSTDFDNLIASDKHNDTGRELEDTGQYQRLIGRILYLTRTRIDIAYAVQVLSQFIHKPKQSHMDAALRVVRYIKEAPEVYCNIDWGGCLQTRRSVNGYLVMYGGALISWKSKKQATVARSSAEAEFRSMASAVAEITWLKGLFQELGVTLNLPIHLFWDSKQPIPSFMNVLNI